The following are encoded together in the Lactuca sativa cultivar Salinas chromosome 1, Lsat_Salinas_v11, whole genome shotgun sequence genome:
- the LOC111894769 gene encoding putative receptor protein kinase ZmPK1 has product MDLLLHLLMLVSLLSSQTPLTTSSSSPPYALKLGSSLFVDNKDDVLISPDNVFTAGFYSVGNNAFCFSIWFTKPLSTGSHTVVWMANRDAPVNGKRSKLSLTKTGNLVLQDADQDLPIWTTRTRDLTDSAELKLNNSGNLYLQSKDEKILWQSFGFPTDTLLPNQPLTKESMLVSSRSKTNHSSGFYRLFFDSDNVLRLVYSGPKVTGVYWPNPELRAWDAGRSTYGSERTASIDTFGRFISSDGWFFNSSDDGIQIMRRVTIDIDGNLRVYSLNENRTFWKVTWQAMAQTCMIHGSCGENSTCSNQPTFGRKCTCLPYHKMVNQTDWSYGCEPEFEQTLCGNGHDSFLHLSHFDFYGYDLKYLPNVTLDVCKEECMNMCSCKGFQYKFDKKQGIFLCYPKFLLLNGFSSVSFNGSLYLRVPKITLFSNTTKATQELGLNCSGHPMMVEMERVYDKKNERGSIKFLLLFTYVFGALEVVCIIYFFYKTRKSVTKSQGYLQAATGFERFSYRDLRKASENFSMEIGRGGGAIVYKGVLSDNRVAAIKRLKEANSNQGEAEFLAEISTLGRLNHMNLIDIWGYCAEGKHRILVYEYMENGSLEENLHSKKLHWDKRFEVALGTAKGLAYLHEECLEWVLHCDVKPHNILLDQDYLPKVADFGLSKFFDRDGRDNSEFTKARGTRGYMAPEWFFVSLPITSKVDVYSYGVVMLEMITGRSPQGGDQSGGYERPMVQWVREKVADGYGGKSNWIEEIVDSTVKGEYDRIRMGNLIKVALQCAEEIKDARPTMSQVVDMLLRGEEL; this is encoded by the coding sequence ATGGATCTTCTCCTTCATCTTCTCATGCTCGTTTCACTACTCTCATCTCAAACACCATTAACAACCTCATCATCTTCACCACCTTACGCCTTAAAACTAGGCTCTTCTCTCTTTGTAGACAACAAAGATGATGTCTTAATCTCTCCAGACAATGTTTTCACAGCCGGATTCTACAGTGTGGGAAACAACGCTTTTTGCTTCTCAATTTGGTTCACTAAACCCTTATCCACCGGGTCCCACACAGTTGTCTGGATGGCTAACCGCGATGCACCCGTTAACGGAAAACGGTCCAAGCTTTCCCTAACCAAAACAGGCAATTTAGTTTTACAAGATGCAGATCAAGATCTTCCCATTTGGACCACAAGAACACGCGACTTAACCGATTCAGCTGAATTAAAACTCAACAATTCAGGCAATCTTTACCTCCAAAGTAAAGATGAAAAGATACTATGGCAAAGTTTCGGATTTCCAACCGATACCCTTCTTCCAAATCAACCACTAACCAAAGAATCCATGCTTGTTTCTTCTAGAAGCAAAACAAATCATTCTTCGGGTTTTTACAGGTTGTTTTTCGATAGTGATAATGTTCTTAGACTCGTGTATAGTGGACCTAAAGTGACAGGTGTTTATTGGCCTAATCCAGAGCTTCGAGCATGGGATGCTGGAAGGAGTACTTATGGTAGTGAAAGAACTGCTTCAATTGACACTTTTGGTCGTTTCATTTCAAGTGATGGTTGGTTTTTTAATTCTTCAGATGATGGGATTCAGATTATGAGAAGGGTCACCATAGATATAGATGGAAACCTTAGAGTCTACAGTCTGAATGAAAACAGAACATTCTGGAAGGTTACTTGGCAAGCCATGGCTCAAACTTGCATGATTCATGGAAGTTGTGGTGAAAACAGTACGTGTTCAAATCAGCCAACATTTGGTAGGAAGTGCACTTGTttaccatatcataaaatggTTAATCAAACAGATTGGTCGTATGGTTGTGAGCCTGAATTTGAACAAACTTTATGTGGTAATGGTCACGATAGTTTTCTACATCTTTCTCATTTTGATTTTTATGGGTATGACTTAAAGTATCTTCCGAATGTTACCTTGGATGTATGTAAAGAAGAGTGTATGAACATGTGTAGTTGCAAAGGGTTTCAGTATAAGTTCGATAAGAAACAAGGCATCTTTCTTTGTTACCCGAAATTTCTATTGCTGAATGGGTTCAGCTCGGTTAGTTTCAATGGTTCTTTGTATTTAAGAGTCCCGAAAATTACCTTATTTTCTAATACCACTAAAGCTACTCAAGAGCTTGGGTTAAATTGTTCTGGACATCCTATGATGGTGGAAATGGAAAGAGTTTATGATAAGAAGAATGAAAGAGGGTCTATAAAGTTCTTATTATTGTTCACTTATGTATTTGGGGCGTTAGAGGTCGTTTGTATAATCTACTTCTTCTACAAAACAAGAAAATCAGTTACAAAATCACAAGGTTATCTCCAAGCTGCAACGGGATTTGAGAGGTTTAGTTATCGGGATTTGAGAAAGGCGTCTGAAAATTTCAGCATGGAGATTGGGAGAGGAGGTGGTGCGATTGTGTATAAAGGGGTTTTGTCTGATAACCGAGTTGCAGCCATAAAACGTTTGAAAGAAGCTAATAGCAACCAAGGGGAAGCGGAGTTTTTGGCGGAGATTAGTACACTCGGGAGGCTTAATCACATGAATTTGATAGATATATGGGGTTATTGTGCTGAAGGAAAGCACAGGATTTTGGTGTATGAGTATATGGAGAATGGATCATTGGAGGAAAATCTACACTCGAAAAAGTTACATTGGGATAAAAGATTTGAAGTTGCGTTGGGTACAGCAAAAGGACTTGCGTATTTACATGAAGAATGCTTGGAATGGGTTTTGCATTGTGATGTGAAGCCTCATAATATATTACTGGATCAAGATTACTTACCAAAAGTTGCAGATTTTGGGTTGTCGAAGTTTTTTGATAGAGATGGAAGAGATAACTCGGAGTTCACAAAGGCAAGAGGGACAAGAGGTTACATGGCTCCAGAATGGTTCTTTGTGAGTCTTCCGATTACCTCAAAAGTGGATGTTTATAGCTATGGAGTTGTGATGCTGGAGATGATAACTGGAAGAAGCCCACAAGGCGGTGATCAAAGTGGTGGATATGAAAGACCGATGGTTCAGTGGGTGAGAGAGAAGGTTGCTGATGGATATGGCGGAAAGAGTAACTGGATTGAAGAGATTGTAGACTCTACAGTGAAAGGAGAATATGACAGAATTCGAATGGGAAATTTGATCAAAGTGGCTTTGCAATGTGCTGAGGAAATTAAGGATGCAAGACCTACGATGAGCCAGGTAGTAGATATGCTCCTTCGCGGTGAAGAACTGTAG
- the LOC111894749 gene encoding protein MRG2 isoform X1, translating into MRSSNSGSATDDDESATISDEYDATMETDTDVVSKDGAVESLSTPFRQGEKVLAYHNLRIYEAKVLEVDSKEKRYYIHYLGWKQKWDEWVGIDRLMNINNENLQKQKALENELKPKNPNMTKGMKRKTMSKGTVSYEKLIDIHIPSSLKKHLVNYSEYITHMGKLVKLPCSPNVDDILKLYLEHRSNKDGRESDTAGEVVSGLRCYFDKALPAMLLYKTESQQYQQATANQISPSKIYGAEHLLRLFVKLPEILFHANIEEETLRELQHNLQDFLKFLQKKQSLFFLSSYETPDGSCTIE; encoded by the exons ATGCGAAGCTCAAACTCCGGCAGCGCTACAGATGATGATGAATCCGCCACCATCTCCGACGAATACGACGCCACTATGGAGACGGATACGGACGTTGTAAGTAAAGATGGCGCCGTTGAGTCTCTATCGACTCCCTTCCGTCAAGGAGAGAAGGTCTTGGCTTATCATAACCTTCGCATTTACGAAGCTAAG GTGCTAGAAGTTGATTCCAAGGAAAAGCGTTATTATATCCATTATCTA GGGTGGAAACAAAA ATGGGATGAATGGGTTGGCATTGATCGTCTCATGAACATAAACAACGAAAATCTTCAAAAACAGAAAGCACTCGAGAATGAGTTGAAGCCCAAAAATCCTAATA TGACAAAGGGCATGAAGAGGAAGACCATGTCCAag GGCACTGTGTCTTATGAAAAGCTGATTGATATCCATATACCATCATCACTGAAGAAGCATTTGGTGAATTATAGTGAATATATAACTCATATGGGAAAG CTTGTTAAACTTCCTTGCTCTCCaaatgttgatgacatattgaaACTGTATTTGGAGCATCGATCAAACAAGGATGGAAG GGAATCAGATACAGCTGGAGAAGTTGTAAGTGGATTACGTTGCTACTTTGACAAAGCATTGCCTGCAATGCTTCTTTACAAAACTGAAAGCCAACAGTATCAACAAGCAACTGCAAATCAAATTTCTCCTTCTAAAATTTATGGAGCTGAACATCTGTTACgtctttttg TTAAATTGCCAGAGATACTGTTCCATGCTAACATTGAAGAGGAGACATTGAGAGAACTGCAACACAACTTACAAGACTTTCTCAA GTTCCTACAGAAGAAACAAAGTTTGTTCTTCCTATCTAGCTATGAGACACCAGATGGTTCTTGCACAATCGAGTAA
- the LOC111894749 gene encoding protein MRG2 isoform X2 — MRSSNSGSATDDDESATISDEYDATMETDTDVVSKDGAVESLSTPFRQGEKVLAYHNLRIYEAKVLEVDSKEKRYYIHYLGWKQKWDEWVGIDRLMNINNENLQKQKALENELKPKNPNMTKGMKRKTMSKLIDIHIPSSLKKHLVNYSEYITHMGKLVKLPCSPNVDDILKLYLEHRSNKDGRESDTAGEVVSGLRCYFDKALPAMLLYKTESQQYQQATANQISPSKIYGAEHLLRLFVKLPEILFHANIEEETLRELQHNLQDFLKFLQKKQSLFFLSSYETPDGSCTIE, encoded by the exons ATGCGAAGCTCAAACTCCGGCAGCGCTACAGATGATGATGAATCCGCCACCATCTCCGACGAATACGACGCCACTATGGAGACGGATACGGACGTTGTAAGTAAAGATGGCGCCGTTGAGTCTCTATCGACTCCCTTCCGTCAAGGAGAGAAGGTCTTGGCTTATCATAACCTTCGCATTTACGAAGCTAAG GTGCTAGAAGTTGATTCCAAGGAAAAGCGTTATTATATCCATTATCTA GGGTGGAAACAAAA ATGGGATGAATGGGTTGGCATTGATCGTCTCATGAACATAAACAACGAAAATCTTCAAAAACAGAAAGCACTCGAGAATGAGTTGAAGCCCAAAAATCCTAATA TGACAAAGGGCATGAAGAGGAAGACCATGTCCAag CTGATTGATATCCATATACCATCATCACTGAAGAAGCATTTGGTGAATTATAGTGAATATATAACTCATATGGGAAAG CTTGTTAAACTTCCTTGCTCTCCaaatgttgatgacatattgaaACTGTATTTGGAGCATCGATCAAACAAGGATGGAAG GGAATCAGATACAGCTGGAGAAGTTGTAAGTGGATTACGTTGCTACTTTGACAAAGCATTGCCTGCAATGCTTCTTTACAAAACTGAAAGCCAACAGTATCAACAAGCAACTGCAAATCAAATTTCTCCTTCTAAAATTTATGGAGCTGAACATCTGTTACgtctttttg TTAAATTGCCAGAGATACTGTTCCATGCTAACATTGAAGAGGAGACATTGAGAGAACTGCAACACAACTTACAAGACTTTCTCAA GTTCCTACAGAAGAAACAAAGTTTGTTCTTCCTATCTAGCTATGAGACACCAGATGGTTCTTGCACAATCGAGTAA
- the LOC111894841 gene encoding uncharacterized protein LOC111894841, with translation MTNIDEVPMGEWKKKMREDTGLGLVQPAIPTNAKFELKGHILAQLKEIPFYGKDHEDAYKHLEEVSDIADYFNFPNVARDTVLLHMLPVTFKGAAKDWLKSVPLGSITTWAKMKEEFIDQFCPPSKIDKLKKVVANFEQQAGESLYEAWERYKGLLRNCPHHDLNIQQEVSIFYDGVNVTTRQLLDSQGPITKKAPPVIKELIEEFYKHYREYHNPRNDLTRGAVNSITDDMATMMAKLESMDQRMTKMDQSIHAIRVGCENCRGPHLTKDCDLDENGNRKVQVCYSSGNRFDDNWQKPKKEWLPYDEYKKTREEKYKQKDRGFYQKDELVHEKKSDLEDMLTRFVTASEKRHNDTDATLKDQRNMLREHQLMMKDQQAFLRNQQASILNIKKQLGKLAQQVNERRPGGLPSNTESNPKGAHINVVTTRSGKIITPSDSYSARRS, from the coding sequence ATGACTAACATCGATGAAGTTCccatgggagaatggaagaagaAGATGCGTGAAGACACCGGTCTGGGGCTCGTGCAACCCGCGATTCCCACAAACGCCAAATTTGAACTCAAAGGCCACATACTCGCCCAACTTAAGGAGATTCCATTCTATGGAAAAGATCACGAAGACGCGTACAAGCACCTAGAAGAGGTCAGCGACATAGCCGACTACTTTAATTTTCCTAATGTGGCCCGCGATACCGTTTTGCTTCATATGCTTCCCGTCACGTTCAAaggtgctgcaaaggattggctcaagtcaGTTCCTCTCGGATCCATCACTACATGggctaagatgaaagaagaatttatTGACCAGTTTTGCCCACCTTCGAAGATAGACAAGTTGAAGAAAGTTGTtgccaactttgaacaacaagccgGAGAGTCCCTTTATGAGGCATGGGAGAGATACAAGGGCCTACTAAGGAATTGCCCACATCATGATCTAAACATtcaacaagaagtctccattttctatgatggagtcaatgtaacAACTAGGCAGCTCCTTGACTCGCAAGGACCCATCACAAAGAAGGCACCCCCGGTGATCAaagagctaattgaagaattctatAAGCACTATAGAGAATACCATAACCCAAGGAATGATTTGACTCGAGGGGCGGTAAATTCCATTACCGATGACATGGCAACAATGATGGCAAAGTTGGAAAGCATGGACCAAAGAATGACTAAGATGGACCAATccatccatgctattagggtggGATGTGAAAACTGTAGAGGTCCTCACCTTACAAAAGATTGTGATCTTGATGAGAATGGGAACCGGAAGGTACAAGTGTGCTATTCAAGTGGTAATAGGTTTGATGATAATTGGCAAAAACCGAAGAAAGAATGGCTACCATATGATGAGTACAAAAAGACAAGGGAAGAAAAATATAAGCAAAAAGATAGAGGTTTTTACCAAAAGGATGAACTGGTACATGAAAAGAAATCAGATTTAGAAGACATGCTTACAAGATTCGTGACCGCATCCGAGAAAAGACACAATGATACCGATGCTACACTTAAAGATCAACGAAATATGTTGAGAGAACACCAACTTATGATGAAAGATCAACAAGCTTTTcttaggaatcagcaagcatctaTTCTCAACATAAAAAAGCAGCTGGGGAAACTTGCACAACAAGTGAATGAGAGAAGACCGGGTGGACTTCCGAGCAATACCGAAAGTAACCCAAAAGGTGCACATATAAATGTTGTCACAACTAGGAGTGGGAAGATTATAACCCCTTCTGACTCCTATTCAGCAAGAAGATCCTAA